TTCACCATCGCAGACGCTGGTATTCCGCAGAAAAACTGCGTGAAGATCGTTGCCGGCGCGACGCAGGGTGGCCAATTCGCGACGACCACGGTTAATTCGGGCAGCGCGTACACCGGTCCTATGGCGCAGTCTGACGCGCAAACTGCGTGCAACTCGGCTTCGAACACGGTCACGTTCACGAGCACGTACTAATCGTTGGGGGCGGGGAAGTGGAACGTCTTAATGCGGCCCGTTTTGTCGACCTTTACATCGTAGGCGAGGCGATGAGTCAGATTTCGGGTCTGGATGGGAACCCCGCGCTTCAGCTGGCCCCTGAATATCTGCTGGCGGATATCGCAGCAGTGCGCGCGAAGTGCGAGCACGTATATCGCGCGAAGCGAAACCCGGAGTTTCACCTGGCGTTCGGCACGGTTTCGTACCGCGTGACGGCCCTCGAAAGCATCAACCAGACGGTCTTTACGCTGCGTCAGACGCACGTTCCGCGGGCGGCGAGCGAGCTGGGCATTGGCGATGCGGTGCTCGGCGCGCTACTCCAAGAGAACCTGCGGGGGCTTGTTTTGGTTTGCGGTGAGCGCGCAGTCGGCAAGACAAACACTGCGGCGTCGGTTTTCGTTGAGCGCATCAAGATCTATGGCGGGCTGGGTCTGGCGGTGGAAGACCCTCCCGAAATGCAATTGGAAGGCCCGCAGGGGAAGGGGTACGTTTTGCAGGTATGGGCCGACCCGCAGAAAGGCGGTTATCCCGAGCAGATGCGACGGGGCATGCGCAGCGGTGCGGAGTCGATCTTTCTCGGCGAGATTCGAGACGGGATTACCGCCTCTGAAGCATGCCGCGCGGGGATTGACGGCCATCTTGTGATGTCGACCGGCCACGGCGGCTCGCCTATCGAGGGATTGGAGCGAATCCATGCGCTCGCATCGCAGAACGAGCGTAACGCGGCGCAGCTTCTAGCGGACGGTGTCGCACTGGTTGTCTGGCAAACGCTCGATACCGTGTTGATTGAAGAGCGACACAAGAAGCGCGCCCGGACCAAGATGCTTCGTGTTAAAGGCAACACAGGCGTGCAAACGAAGATCCGGGAAGGCAAGTTCGGTGCGTTGCTACAGGACTTAGATCAGCAGTCGAATGCGGCTGCATGGACCACGGCGGCGAAAAAATGATTTTGAACCGACACATGACGCGCCGACAACGAGGCGTGATATCGATCGAAGCGGCTGTCGTCTCGGCGTTGATCGGCATTACCTTGGCCAGCATCGGTGGATGGGTCAAGTACGACGGTGACTTCAAGAACGATCGGGCGGCAGCGGACAGCATGGCTTTGGTGCT
The window above is part of the Paraburkholderia sprentiae WSM5005 genome. Proteins encoded here:
- a CDS encoding ATPase, T2SS/T4P/T4SS family, translating into MERLNAARFVDLYIVGEAMSQISGLDGNPALQLAPEYLLADIAAVRAKCEHVYRAKRNPEFHLAFGTVSYRVTALESINQTVFTLRQTHVPRAASELGIGDAVLGALLQENLRGLVLVCGERAVGKTNTAASVFVERIKIYGGLGLAVEDPPEMQLEGPQGKGYVLQVWADPQKGGYPEQMRRGMRSGAESIFLGEIRDGITASEACRAGIDGHLVMSTGHGGSPIEGLERIHALASQNERNAAQLLADGVALVVWQTLDTVLIEERHKKRARTKMLRVKGNTGVQTKIREGKFGALLQDLDQQSNAAAWTTAAKK